Genomic DNA from Cherax quadricarinatus isolate ZL_2023a unplaced genomic scaffold, ASM3850222v1 Contig104, whole genome shotgun sequence:
TCTAAATCTTTCCCAGTCTCTTTACAATCTTGCTCCTATACCGTTATACTTGCCTTATACAAAAGCCACTCTTCCTGCCCATTGCAGGTGTGAATCTTTACCAATGTCCTATTTTTCTTTACAACCACTTTGGTATTATATTTTCCCCATACTTGCCACAGAAATAACTATTGACTGTTGTGTCCCGAGGCGCCTAGTCTACGGTTTGGGTCGGCCAAGTCGTCCGACCCTTTTCTCCTGAACCCGACTAGTCATTTACTGCAGATGCTACGCAGTACCTTTACTGCTGGGTCTAACACCGGTTCTTTTTCTTTCATTAAAGCCATTCCTCTCCCTGCACTGTTCTCGACCTATTCCGATTCACCCATCACCCCTTGTgggtaaggacccacaaggggTGATTTTCCTTTGCAAATCCCCTGTCTCATGTCACTAATAAATTAAGGCCATTATAAGCAAGTGTCATTTGCAACGTTACGAACACTTACCTCAGGACATAGCTGGCTTCTGCCAATCGTGCACTACGCCTCTGGCGCAACCGTATAACTCCTCCAGCATGAGATGCATCCATCGGGGATGTATGGTCAGTTGGGTAGATACCAAAAGTTAAATTGTTGGAAGTTTGGTGGACTGGTAATTGCATATTGATCATGGCCCCCTGTTGCAAGACCTCTTGAGGTACACGATGGTTGAGCGTATTCTGACTTGTGCGAGGCTCGACACCTGATGCCCGAGTGTGAGGCTCGACACCTGATGTCTGAGTGTGAGGCTCGACACCTGATGCCTGAGTGTGCGTCTGAACACCTGATGCCCGAGTGTGCGTCTGGACACCTGATGCCTGAGTGTGCGTCTGTACACCTGATGCCTGAGTGTGCGTCTGAACACCTGATGCCTGAGTGTGCGTCTGGACACCTGATGCCCGAGTGTGCGTCTGGACACCTGATGCCTGAGTGTGCGTCTGGACACCTGATGCCTGAGTGTGCGTCTGGACACCTGATGCCTGAGTGTGCGTCTGGACACCTGATGCCTGAGTGTTCGTCTGGACACCTGATGCCTGAGTGTTCGTCTGGACACCTGATGCCTGAGTGTGCGTCTGGACACCTGATGCCTGAGTGTGCGTCTGGACACCTGATGCCTGAGTGTCAGGCTGGACGCCCGATGCCTGAGTGCGCGGCTGAACACCTGATGCCTGATTGTCAGGCTGGAAACCTGATGCCCAAGTGTGCGTCCGAACACCTGATGCCTGAGTGTGCGGCTGGACACCTGATGCCCGAGTGTGCGTCCGAACACCTGATGCCTGAGTGTGCGGCTGGACACCTGATGCCTGAGTGTGCGGCTGGACACCTGATGCCTGAGTGTGCGGCTGGACACCTGATGCCTGAGTGTGCGGCTGGACACCTGATGCCCGAGTGTGCGTCTGAACACCTGATGCCTGAGTGTGCGTCTGAACACCTGATGCCTGAGTGTGCGTCTGAACACCTGATGCCTGAGTGTGCGTCTGAACACCTGATGCCTGAGTGTGCGGCCGAACACCTGATGCCCGAGTGCGCGGCCGAACACCTGATGCCCGAGTGCGCGGCCGAACACCTGATGCCCGAGTGCGCGGCTGAACACCTGATGCCTGACTGTCAGGCTGAACACCTGATGCCCGAGTGCGCGGCTGAACACCTGATGCCCGAGTGCGCGGCTGAACACCTGATGCCCGAGTGCGCGGCTGAACACCTGATGCCCGAGTGCGCCGCTGGACACGAGATGCCCGAGTGCGCGGCCGAACACCTGACGCCCGAGTGCGCGGCTGATCTGGTTGAATATAGGGCTGGACTTCTAGCTCCTCTTGAGAGTCAAGGTCGATTTCAGAGGTGTCCCAACTATCATCCAACAGCCAACTGCAAAACTCATAAAGGTAAGAAGTGACGAGGCGGCGAGCTCCGCGAGTCATATTAAGAATGCTTGTACTTCTTGACTTAGAACTGACTTACGGGTCGGGATTTGTTTTTCTGTATTCTAGCGAGCCTTTGTGTATGGCCAAGAATCTTGACGCTCCAGACAGCGGGACTCACGAGAAGTCCAGTGTTGTGACCGAGGTTGGGACTGATGGACGACCGAGGTTCTTTCACAGCCAGTGCAGAATCTAACAACAGAGATACGGGGATTTGTTAGAAGAGATATTTGAGCAGAATAGATCTAAAGCGCGACAGTGAATTTAATACATAACAGATATGAAGGAATTTCAGGAAAAATGTCAGCTAATATCAAAGATGGAAATTGAAAAATTCAGAAACTTTAGATAATGATAACCTAAACAGTGGAAAGACAATGGTAAAGTATAAAGTATAAAAGTTGTCCGAAACATGATAAAGGAGTTGCATGTACGTTGCATGTAAAAGGTTCGTAGATTTTTGCAATGGTTGTTTGAAGTGTCTGGACCAGCCTACACTCAGGATGGAGCTCTATGCCCGAGAAATATGAGCTGCTGCGTTGAAAGACGTAAAGACTCGACGATCGTAACAGGAGTTCCAAAGATCTTACAAGCAGTACCAGGAGAAATGTCACTGACACTTTTCTGAGTTATACACAAACTGTCTCGCCTTTATAACCGACAGAATACCTTGCAAGATTTAATCACTACTACATCAACGCACGTCACACCGGACCACTACTATCATGGATTGCAAACTACATCCCAGTAGCCTCGCCGACGCTCGTAACCCAGTAGCCTCGCCGACGCTCGTAACCCAGTAGCCTCGCCAGCGTTCGTAACCCAGTAGCCTCGCCGACGCTCGTAACCCAGTAGCCTCGCCGACGCTCGTAACCCAGTAGCCTCGCCGACGCTCGTAACCCAGTAGCCTCGCCGACGCTCGTAACCCAGTAGCCTCGCCGACGCTCGTAACCCAGTAGCCTCGCCGACGCTCGTAACCCAGTAGCCTCGCCGACGCTCGTAACCCAGTAGCCTCGCCGACGCTCGTAACCCAGTAGCCTCGCCGACGCTCGTAACCCAGTAGCCTCACCGACGCTCGTAACCCAGTAGCCTCGCCGACGCTCGTAACCCAGTAGCCTCGCCGACGCTCGTAACCCAGTAGCCTCGCCGACGCTCGTAACCCAGTAGCCTCGCCGACGCTCGTAACCCAGTAGCCTCGCCGACGCTCGTAACCCAGTAGCCTCGCCAACGCTCGTAACCCAGTAGCCTCGCCAACGCTCGTAACCCAGTAGCCTCGCCAACGCTCGTAACCCAGTAGCCTCGCCAACGCTCGTAACCCAGTAGCCTCGCCAACGCTCGTAACCCAGTAGCCTCGCCAACGCTCGTAACCCAGTAGCCTCGCCAACGCTCGTAACCCAGTAGCCTCGCCGACGTTCGTAACCCAGTAGCCTCGCCGACGCTCGTGATAAGTTAATGAGCTTCGTTTCATTTGTTAGCCAAATATATACACCGGGAGATGCATTTCTCTCAGTATAAACAatgagaatattttaatccctattttaaatTAGTATTCTACTATGGTGGTGTTAAGGTTACGAGCAGCCTTAATGAGCCTAGTGTAACCTAgctgtaaccccctgtaaccagCCTGTGCACCACCAGAGCGACCGCCCAGCGACGCAGGTCGCCAGAGCGACCGCCCAGCGACGCAGGTCGCCAGAGCGACCGCCCAGCGACGCAGGTCGCCAGAGCGACCGCCCAGCGACGCAGGTCGCCAGAGCGACCGCCCAGCGACGCAGGTCGCCAGAGCGACCGCCCAGCGACGCAGGTCGCCAGAGCGACCGCCCAGCGACGCAGGTCGCCAGAGCGACCGCCCAGCGACGCAGGTCGCCAGAGCGACCGCCCAGCGACGCAGGTCGCCAGAGCGACCGCCCAGCGACGCAGGTCGCCAGAGCGACCGCCCAGCGACGCAGGTCGCCAGAGCGACCGCCCAGCGACGCAGGTCGCCAGAGCGACCGCCCAGCGACGCAGGTCGCCAGAGCGACCGCCCAGCGACGCAGGTCGCCAGAGCGACCGCCCAGCGACGCAGGTCGCCAGAGCGACCGCCCAGCGACGCAGGTCGCCAGAGCGACCGCCCAGCGACGCAGGTCGCCAGAGCGACCGCCCAGCGACGCAGGTCGCCAGAGCGACCGCCCAGCGACGCAGGTCGCCAGAGCGACCGCCCAGCGACGCAGGTCGCCAGAGCGACCGCCCAGCGACGCAGGTCGCCAGAGCGACCGCCCAGCGACGCAGGTCGCCAGAGCGACCGCCCAGCGACGCAGGTCGCCAGAGCGACCGCCCAGCGACGCAGGTCGCCAGAGCGACCGCCCAGCGACGCAGGTCGCCAGAGCGACCGCCCAGCGACGCAGGTCGCCAGAGCGACCGCCCAGCGACGCAGGTCGCCAGAGCGACCGCCCAGCGACGCAGGTCGCCAGAGCGACCGCCCAGCGACGCAGGTCGCCAGAGCGACCGCCCAGCGACGCAGGTCGCCAGAGCGACCGCGCAGCGACGCAGGTCGCCAGAGCGACCGCGCAGCGACGCAGGTCTCCAGAGCGACCGCGCAGCGACGCAGGTCACCAGAGCGACCGCGCAGCGACGCAGGTCACCAGAGCGACCGCGCAGCGACGCAGGTCACCAGAGCGACCGCGCAGCGACGCAGGTCACCAGAGCGACCGCGCAGCGACGCAGGTCACCAGAGCGACCGCGCAGCGACGCAGGTCACCAGAGCGACCGCGCAGCGACACAGGGCACCAGAGTAACCGTGCAGCGATACAGGTCACCAGAGTAACCGTGTAGCGATACTCAAATACtcaagctactcaagtcccaatatgactcagtttttagcaagccgctaaccagactgagagtcgaagatcaaaatgaattttttatgggagagccacaaaatttgattaacacaagcctatccaatgttatcctgacgccaaatgacttcgaacaggcgataaatgacatgcccatgcactctgccccagggccagactcatggaactctgtgttcatcaagaactgcaagaagcccctatcacgagccttttccatcctatggagagggagcatgaacacgggggtcgtcccacagttactaaaaaaaaaaacagaaatagccccactccacaaagggggcagtaaagcaacagcaaagaactacagaccaatagcactaacatcccatatcataaaaatctttgaaagggtcctaagaagcaagatcaccacccatctagaaacccatcagttacacaacccagggcaacataggtttagaacaggtcgctcctgtctgtctcaactattggatcactacgacaaggtcctaaatgcactagaagacaaaaagaatgcggatgtaatatatacagactttgcaaaagccttcgacaagtgtgaccatggcgtaatagcgcacaaaatgcgtgctaaaggaataacaggaaaagtcggtcgatggatctataatttcctcactaacagaacacagagtagtcgtcaacagagtaaagtccgaggcagctacggtgaaaagctctgttccacaaggcacagtactcgctcccatcttgttcctcatcctcatatccgacatagacaaggatgtcagccacagcaccgtgtcttcctttgcagatgacacccgaatctgcatgacagtgtcttccattgcagacactgcaaagctccaggcggacatcaaccaaatctttcagtgggctgcagaaaacaatatgaagttcaacgatgagaaatttcaattactcagatatggtaaacatgaggaaattaaatcttcatcagagtacaaaacaaattctggccacaaaatagagcgaaacaccaacgtcaaagacctgggagtgattatgtcggaggatctcaccttcatggaccataacattgtatcaatcgcatctgctagagaaatgacaggatggataatgagaaccttcaaaactagggatagggaggccaagcccatgatgacactcttcaggtcacttgttctatctaggctggaataatactgcgcactaacagcacctttcaaggcaggtgaaattgccgacctagaaaatgtacagagaatcttcacggcgcgcataacggagataaaacacctcaattactggaagcgcttgaggttcctaaacctgtattccctggaacgcaggagggagagatacatgattatatacacctggaaaatcctatagggactagtaccgaacttgcacacgaaaatcactcactacgaaagcaaaagacttggcagacgatgcaccacccccccaatgaaaagcaggggtgtcactcgcacgttaagagaccatacaataagtgtcaggggcccgagactgttcaactgcctcccagcacacataagggggattaccaacagacccctggcagtcttcaagctggcactggataagcacctaaagtcagttcctgatcagccgggctgtggctcgtacgttggtttgcgtgcagccagcagcaacagcctggttgatcaggctctgatccaccaggaggcctggtcacagactgggccgcgggggcgttgacccccggaactctctccaggtgaactccaggtcACCAGAGTAACCGTGCAGTGATACAGGTCACAATAGTAACCGTGCAGTGATGCAGGTCACCAGAGTAACCGTGCAGTGATGCAGGTCACCAGAGTAACCGTGCAGTGATGCAGGTCACCAGAGTAACCGTGCAGTGATGCAGGTCACCAGAGTAACCGTGCAGTGATGCAGGTCACCAGAGTAACCGTGCAGTGATGCAGGTCACCAGAGTAACCGTGCAGTGATGCAGGTCACCAGAGTAACCGTGCAGTGATGCAGGTCACCAGAGTAACCGTGCAGTGATGCAGGTCACCAGAGTAACCGTGCAGTGATGCAGGTCACCAGAGTAACCGTGCAGTGATGCAGGTCACCAGAGTAACCGTGCAGTGATGCAGGTCACCAGAGTAACCGTGCAGTGATGCAGGTCACCAGAGTAACCGTGCAGTGATGCAGGTCACCAGAGTAACCGTGCAGTGATGCAGGTCACCAGAGTAACCGTGCAGTGATGCAGGTCACCAGAGTAACCGTGCAGTGATGCAGGTCACCAGAGTAACCGTGCAGTGATACAGGTCACCGGAGTAACCGTGCAGTGATACAGGTCACAATAGTAACCGTGCAGTGATACAGGTCACCAGAGTAACCGTGCAGTGATACAGGTCACCAGAGTAACCGTGCAGTGATACAGGTCACCAGAGTAACCGTGCAGTGATACAGGTCACCAGAGTAACCGTGCAGTGATACAGGTCACCAGAGTAACCGTGCAGTGATACAGGTCACCAGAGTAACCGTGCAGTGATACAGGTCACCAGAGTAACCGTGCAGTGATACAGGTCACCAGAGTAACCGTGCAGTGATACAGGTCACCAGAGTAACCGTGCAGTGATACAGGTCACCAGAGTAACCGTGCAGTGATACAGGTCACCAGAGTAACCGTGCAGTGATACAGGTCACCAGAGTAACCGTGCAGTGATACAGGTCACCAGAGTAACCGTGCAGTGATACAGGTCACCAGAGTAACCGTGCAGTGATACAGGTCACCAGAGTAACCGTGCAGTGATACAGGTCACCAGAGTAACCGTGCAGTTATACAGGTCACCAGAGTAACCGTGCAGTTATACAGGTCACCAGAGTGACCATGCAGTGATACCGGTCACCAGAGTGACCATGCAGTGATACCGGTCACCAGAGTGACCATGCAGTGATACAGGTCACCAGAGTGACCATGCAGTGATACAGGTCACCAGAGTGACCATGCAGTGATACAGGTCACCAGAGTAACCATGCAGTGATACAGGTCACCAGAGTGACTAACTTATAAAACATGTCTGGTGAACATCAGGAAGGATTAACTTCGACATAATACTAAGTACAACACTCACCTCGTCTGTTCTAAGATAATTACTCATATTCTTCCAAGTTTATTAAGGTCAGAGGTGTACACTTAAAAAGAAATTCAAAtatttagtaatttttttttttaattttaattggtCAAGAGAATCTATCCAAAGTACAAAACAAACTTTACCTTTATCcccagatgatggtggtagtagctaaTTACGTCGATCTCACTTACAATTTAATACAGTTATATAtggttatttttatttatatatatagttatgtAGGAAACATTAAACACATTACTGAAACTATATCGTTTTACTGATATAtgtaaaattatatatttttgtatatactgtaataaagaaatatttatttaataaaagcaATTATTGtataatgaaagaaaaaaaatgtattcaATATTTAAATCAGGCTAAACTAAATTAAATTCGCCGTAAATAAGGTTATATTTATCAGAGAACGTAATAAGTCccaataactgtataaataagaAGCATGTACGTAGTGGTCATCATAGGCgaggcattagtacagcagtattgtacactcagtggcattagtacagcagtattgtacacccagtggcattagtacagcagtattgtacacccagtggcattagtacagcagtattgtacacccagtggcattagtacagcagtattgtacacccagtggcattagtacagcagtattgtacacccagtggcattagtacagcagtattgtacacccagtggcattagtacagcagtattgtacacccagtggcattagtacacccagtacaccagtattgtacacccagtggcattagtacaccAGTATTGTACACCCATTGTACACTCAGAgtcattagtacagcagtattgtacacccagtggcattagtacagcagtattgtacacccagtggcattagtacagcagtattgtacacccagtggcattagtacagcggtattgtacacccagtggcattagtacagcagtattgtacacccagtggcattagtacagcagtattgtacacccagtggcattagtacagcagtattgtacacccagtggcattagtacagcagtattgtacacccagtggcattagtacagcagtattgtacacccagtggcattagtacagcagtattgtacacccagtggcattagtacagcagtattgtacacccagtggcattagtacagcagtattgtacacccagtggcattagtacagcagtattgtacacccagtggcattagtacagcagtattgtacacccagtggcattagtacagcagtattgtacacccagtggcattagtacagcagtattgtacacccagtggcattagtacagcagtattgtacactcagtggcattagtacagcagtattgtacacccagtggcattagtacagcagtattgtacacccagtggcattagtacagcagtattgtacactcagtggcattagtacagcagtattgtacaccctgtggcattagtacagcagtattgtacacccagtggcattagtacagcagtattgtacacccagtggcattagtacagcagtattgtacactcagtggcattagtacagcagtattgtacacccagtggcagtacagcagt
This window encodes:
- the LOC128705567 gene encoding uncharacterized protein; the protein is MTRGARRLVTSYLYEFCSWLLDDSWDTSEIDLDSQEELEVQPYIQPDQPRTRASGVRPRTRASRVQRRTRASGVQPRTRASGVQPRTRASGVQPRTRASGVQPDSQASGVQPRTRASGVRPRTRASGVRPRTRASGVRPHTQASGVQTHTQASGVQTHTQASGVQTHTQASGVQTHTRASGVQPHTQASGVQPHTQASGVQPHTQASGVQPHTQASGVRTHTRASGVQPHTQASGVRTHTWASGFQPDNQASGVQPRTQASGVQPDTQASGVQTHTQASGVQTHTQASGVQTNTQASGVQTNTQASGVQTHTQASGVQTHTQASGVQTHTQASGVQTHTRASGVQTHTQASGVQTHTQASGVQTHTQASGVQTHTRASGVQTHTQASGVEPHTQTSGVEPHTRASGVEPRTSQNTLNHRVPQEVLQQGAMINMQLPVHQTSNNLTFGIYPTDHTSPMDASHAGGVIRLRQRRSARLAEASYVLRQK